The genomic stretch GCGTACCTGTGTCCGGCGCCGCCAGCAAGCGGTCGACTTCTTCGAGAACCAGAACGTTCGGCAGCGGCTTCCACCATCGAGGCTGGTCGATATTGGCAGTGGGATTGTCCTCCCGCGCACGCTCCAGGATCAGGAAACGGTGCAAACCGCGGACTGCCGCAAATGCCCTCGCCGCCGAGCGTGGCTTGAGTTTGCGCAAATAGAGAAACTTCAGGAAGCCGGAAACTTCCGCCTGCTGCACCTCGATGATGGAAATACCGCCGAGATGTTCGAGGTACATGGCAAGGTCGTGCTCGTAGGACGCGAGGGTATTGTCGGACAAACCTTTCTCAATCCGCAGGTATTGCAAAAACCGCTGGACCCAATCCAGGTTGCTCATGTCAATTCAACACCGGCCTTCGGCCGCGCCTGCGTCACGATCCGAAACTCCATCAGCTCGCGGGTTTTCAGCAGGGTGGCCGTCGCAAAATAGGTTCCTGCACCCGCCGCGATCGTAATACCCAGCGCGAAGACTTTCCGGCTCATCGCTCCGGCATACAAACCAGGCCAATGAATGATTCCATATGCTACGGTCGCCAGAGCCGCCGAGGCCACCGCAAACTTCGAAACCGATTGGACAATGCCCCATACGCCGAAAGAGCCGTACCGCCTGTAGAAAATCACCAGGAGCGCAGTCGAACTGAAGAACGCCGACAGCGACGTTGCCAGTGCAGGGCCGCCGTTCTGCAGCGGGCGGATAAACAGGAAGTTCAAGCCGATGTTAAGCAGCAGCGCGGCGAAAGCGACCTTCACCGGCGTGCGCGTGTCCTGTAACGCATAAAAGGCCGGCACGATCACTTTAACCATGGAAAATGCCGAAAGACCCAGTGCGAAAAACGGCAGCGCCCAGGCCGTGAGCGCGGTCGAGGCCGCGGTGAAATCCCCATGTTGAAACAGGACTTCGATAATCTCCCGGCGCAGCAGAATCAGGCCCACCGTTGCCGGAAAGGTAATAAAGAGGATGAGCCGGGTCGCAAAGTTGACTGTGTTTTTGAGCTCATCCATCTGACGGAGCGCCGCCTGACGCGACAGCAACGGCAGAATAACTGTTGAAACCGCGACGGCGTAGGCGCCCAGTACGAACTCCATGACGCGGTCGGCGATGTAAAGCGCCGTCACGCTCCCTTCCGCGAGGTATGACGCGAATTGCGTGCCGACCAGAACATTCACCTGAACGATGCCTGCTCCAAAGATGACCGGCACCATCAATCGGACAACTTGCCGGACGCCGGGGTGATGGAAATCCAACCTGAAGCGGATTCGCCACCCCGTTTTCAAAAGTACCGGAATCTGAATCGTCAGTTGAAGAGCGCCACCGACGACGACACCCACCGCCAACGTCCGGGTCACGTCGCCGAAAAGCCCGCCAAGAAAGGAAAAGACGATCATCGTCAGATTCAAAATGATCGGTGCAAAGGCCGGCGCGCCGAAGCGATGAAAGCTGTTCAGAATTCCCATCGATAAGGCCGATAGACTGATCAGAAAAATGTACGGGAACATGATGCGGTTGAGCGCCGCGGTGAGTTCCAGCTTTCCCGGCGTGTCGGAGAAACCCTGAGCGAAAAGCCGGACCACCAGCGGCGAAAGAAGAATCCCCGCAATGGTGATCACAGTGAGACAGATCGTGATGACGGTTAGCATCGTATTCGCGAACTCCCAGCCGTCCTCCTCCTTATTTTCCGCGATGTAGCGTGTGAATACCGGAATGAATGCCGCGCTGACCGCACCTTCTCCGACGAGGCGGCGCAGCAGATTCGGGATTCTGTAAGCGGTGGTGTAGGCGTCCGCCGCCGTTCCCGCACCCAGCAGGAACGCGATCCGGGAGTCACGGATGTATCCGAATATCCGGCTGATGATGGTGAAGGCGCTGATGAGTGAAGCAGACTTCAGGAGGTGCCGGTGTTCGCTCATTACTTAGCCGGTATACTAGCATCCCGAAAGGCGGGAAAACGTGAAGCTATCCGACATGGCAGCGCGGCTGAATTGCATTCTGAAAGGCGATGGCGCGCTCGAAATCAGCAGAGTTATCGGAATCGACGAGGCCGGGACCGGAGATGTGACTTTCGTCTCCAATCCGAAATACGCGGCCAAGGCTCGGACGACGAAGGCCACCGCCGTCATCGTGTCGCCGGATTTCCCGGAAATCGACAAGGCCACGCTGCGGAGCTCCAACCCGTATCTGACATTTGCGCGGGCCGTTGAGCTCTTTTATCAAGCCCCGCAACCTGACCGGATTGTCGACGCCGGCGCCCGGATCGCCGGCTCGGCGCAGATTGGAGAGGGTGCCTCGATCGCACCCTATGTGGTTATCGAAGACGGCGTGCAGATCGGAAAGAACTGCACCTTGTATCCCTTCGTCCATATCTCACGCGGAGCCCGGATCGGAGACAATTTCAAAGCCTATGCGCACGTTTCCGTCCGCGAGTTCTGCAGGATCGGGAACAATGTCATCCTGCAGGACGGAGTGAAGGTCGGGACGGACGGCTTCGGTTACGCCAAAAAAGACGACGGCAGCTACTACAAAATCGTCCAATCAGGCGTCGTGGTGATTGAAGACGACGTGGAGGTCGGCGCAAATGCCACCATCGACCGCGCAACGATCGGCGAAACACGGATTCGCCGCGGAGCCAAAGTCGATAATCTCGTGCAGGTGGGCCATGCCTCGGATGTGGGCGAGGATACGCTGCTCTGCGCCCAGGTTGGGCTGGCGGGAAGCTCGAAGATCGGCCGCAGCGTGATCCTTACAGGCCAGGTCGGCGTTGCGGGTCACCTCGAAATCGGCGACCGCGTGGTGGCGACGGCGCAGACCGGTATTCCGAACTCGATTGAAGCGGATAAGATTGTTTCCGGGTATCCCGCGATTGATAACAAGCTCTGGCTGAAGAGCTCGGCGGTGTTTAAGCGTCTGCCGGAACTTTTGAAGCGGATCGAGGCCTTGGAAAAGAAGGCAGGAACACAAGAAGCACAAAAGGCACAAGAATAAGATTTCTTGTGCTTTTTGCGTTTACTTCCGTACGCTCGTATTCGAGTGCTTCTTGTGTTCCTGCTCCCTAATTCACCAGCATGACAGGTGCCTGCCAGAAGGCGACCTTCTGTCCCATCGGATCCAGGACCGTGACCTGGCAGTTGTACTCACCCACGGGCAGCTTCGAAAGCGACAGGCTGAATTTCAGCGGCAGCGCCTTCGACTTCGGATCGAGCCCGTCAACGACCTGTAGAGGCGTCGTTTCGAACGCTTTGGTCTGGCCGCGATAGAACGTCACGAATGCCACCAGCGGCTCGGTCGTCGTCGCAGTGCGTTCGTAGGCCTGCAGATAGACATACATATCGCGGTTCTTGCTGAACACCCGCGTCACGCTCGGAATCAGCCTCTGGCCTTCGACAATCATAGGATCTACAGCGATGGCTGCCGCAGCCGCGTTTTTGTCCTTCGCGGCATTATAAAGAGCATCCTTCATATCAACGCGCTGGCTGCTCAGAACAACCGAACTGATTGGAATGCGCTTCTCTTCCTTCATCAGATTGGGAACGGTGAACGACGCCTGGTAGGTTCCGATCCGCCCGGTTTCCGCGTCCCGCGCCAGGAATTTGATCTGGTACTTGCCGGGCAGGAGAGTGAATCCGGTGTGATATTCGATCGGACGCTTGCCCAGGTCGCTCGCCGTCTCACCGCTGACTTTGGTATCGACTTTGTCGCGCAGGTTCTGAATCGTGGTGCCGTAATCGTCTTTCACTTCCCCGATAAAGTCGATCAGGGTTTTCTCAGTCGCCCCTCCGCTCTTTGCCAGCACGAGTTCGCTTCCGGGGATCTTGACGTCGATGGGAACGAAGTATTCGGCGCGGTTCAGCTGGAAGAAGTTCACTTCCATGGCGATGGTGATGTCTGTGATCGGGTCGCCGAGCATCAAGGCGTCTTCCAGTTGGCGCTCCTTGTCGGCCGTCGTGTACTTATTGAATGTCTTTCCGGCGTAGTATCCCTGCCGGTAGTCCAGTTTCGCGGTTTGGGTTTCTTTGAGCGAGACTTTGACGCGCCTGAACTTGCCGTCGAGGTTCGTGTTACTCGAGTAGTAACCGATAATGTAATAGCTCGTGATCGCCTGTTCGGCTTTAACGATTCCGACCGACAAATCATTGTTATCGAGCAACGCTTCGCCGCCGGTATCCTTGGCCAGGGCGTAAAGGCTGTCCTGCGAGACCTGGAACCTCGATATCGCGGCCATCGCTGTTTGACCGGTGAATGCGCCGTTACCGCTCCGAGACGGCGTTGTCGCATCGCCCAGCGGCATCAGGGCGACGAGGCCGCGGGCATCGACAGGAAAGAACTTGACGTTCGAGCGGATCGCAGCATTGATCGTCGCGCGCAGTTGCGCCTGGTTGTCGGTTCCGTTCAGATTCAAGCCGCTCGCGAAGTAGACGAACGATTTTTCTTCATTCAGGTTTTTCAGCATATTCACGGCGGTCTGAAGCGCGGCGAGCTGCCGGTCGGTATTGAATATGTTGAACTCACCCATGTCCTGACCGAACGCCGAGGTCGAATCCGCCGTCAAATTGTCGCTGTCATCGGGATAAATCAGCTTTCCGAGAACGGTGAAAAGAGCTTCCTGATCGTTGGTGAAGTCCTGCAGCACCTTCACGGCGCCGTTCGTAAATGCCATGATCGCCACCAGATCCGGCTTCTTCATCTGGGTTCGGATGAACTTGTCTGCCGCCGTGAAGGCGCGCAATTGATCCGGCGGGGAAACGTTCTGCATGTCGAAGAACAGAACCATCAACCGGCGGCCGTCATACCGCTTGTCGCCGTTGGGCGGCGGTGTGATCTGAGTGGCCACCGGAGGACGCACGATTTCAACCGGCGTTGTTATTGCGGCAGTTGCCGCGCCGGCAGCCTTCTGGCCGGGAGCCGGCGCGTCTTCCATCCGCTGGAACTGAAAAAGGCCTATGGTTTGCGGTACGTTGTCTTCGGTAACCGTGAAGTCCTTGGCGGTAAGTCCCTCGATGTCTTTACCATCTTTATCCTTCACGATCACATTTTCGACCACCAGTTGCGAATCCACGCTGAGCGTGAAGGGCTGATCCGCTTTCTGTGGCGCGATAACCTGCTGGGCATTCGATCTTGGAACGGCGCAAAGGAAACCCAAAAGGCATAAAACGAGGATACCTTTGATTCTTGCGGCCATTCTTGTGTCTCTTGTGCTTCTCGTGTTCCGTTCCCGTTCTCGTCTCATGTTAGAACCTCACTCGCACTGTTGTCTGCAGGATGCGCATCTGATTCGCGCTGGCCGGTAATCCGAACTGTGGAGCACTGATGTTCGTATTCCAACTCGTAAATGCCACGTGATTCATCACATTGGCTGCATTTATCGTCAAGTCGATGTTATAGCGGTCACCCCACGGGAACGTCCGTCCCAGGGTGCTGTTCAGGCTGAACTGTGTGGGGCCTGTAATCGAATTTCTGGCGGCGTTGCCAAACTGACCGGCGGCGGGAACGCTGAAAGCCGCAGGATTCAAAGACTTTCCCTCTGGAGCAGCGGTAATAGAGGCGCCCGTCACATTGGGCCGCAGATTACCGGTAACTCCGGTGCCCGCCACGTTTGAAAAATAGGTGGGCGTTTCAGGCGTTCCGCTTCCGACAGTCAACGCAGAGGCGAAAGTCCATGATTTGAGCACAGCACCCTTCCAACCGCTGAGCAGGGCACCGCCGCGAACTCCGGATCCCGTGCTGTATTGTCCCTGAACGGAGAGCTGATGGCGCTGGTCGAAAGACGACAAAGCGCGTTCAGCATCCAGATGGAGCCAGTTCTGAGCCACATTGGTACCAGCCGAGGTCACGGTAGCCACCTGCGCGCCTCCCATCAACGGTGCGTCATCGATGGCCTTGGCGTAGGTGTACTGCAGAGTCGATGTGAACCCGCTCCGGAGCCGGCGGCGTACCTGAATCTGCCCGGCGTGCCGCGTCGAATTACCGTTCGATGTCAGGAATATATATCCCGTCGGGCTGATAGCGCCCGTCGGGAATGTGTTCGGTAGAAACTCCTGCGGCAGGCGCGTTCCTTTCGTGCCGAGGTAGTTTGCCGTCATCTGCAGCGCAAACGGAAGATCGCGCTGTACCGACAGCGTCCAGTTGTCTGCATAACCGATTTTGAAATTCGGATCGACAGCGAATGTGGTCTGAGATATCCCCTGCGTGGCATTGAAACCGTTCGCAAGCGTCAACGGGTTTGCGGCCGAATTGGGCACGCTTAAGCTCTTGGAAAGCGGCGCCTGTTGAGCCATCTGGTTCGCGATCGATTGATAAACACCCGTGTTGCGGTAGATACCATATGATCCGCGCACGATCACCGATGAAGCGGCGATCGGCCGCCAGGCGAAAGCAAACCGGGGCAGAATGTCCATCGGGTCCTTATTGATCAGGTCGTTGCCGATCGCGGGAGCAATCGTCGTGAAATTCGGACCGATACTGAGGTTCACCAGACGGTTATATTTCTCGCTGATCGGTGTTTCATATTCCCAGCGTGCACCCAGCATCAATGTCAGAGCGCCGTTGATGCGCCAGTCATCCTGGAAGAACAGATCGGTGACCGTCTGCCTGAAATATTTGTCGGCATTACCGAAGGCGATTTCACTGGTGCCCGGAACTCCGAGCAGAAAGTCTGCGAAATCCACTCCCGCAATCGCGCCCGTAAAGGTAAATGTCCCGCGCGGATCCTGTTGAGAAATGGTATTGAACTGCGCCCTGCGCATGTCTCCACCGAACTGGATATTGTGGCGGCCATGGTTCCAGAAACTGCCGTATGAAACAGTGGTTGTCTGGTTTCGAACGGCCGAATACTGCGCGTCCGACAATCCGGAGACGCCGGTGCCGTTGGTGAAATTCAATGCCGTCGGGCCCCAGTTTACGGGATCCTGATTATTTCCGGTGATGCCGGCAAGACCCGAAACATTGAGTTTGTTCGCAAAAAACGGCGTTGTCGTTATGGATTGCCGGCCGAATCGAAAGCCGAATTGCGAGGAAAACCGCTGCGTCGGCCGGAACGTCCAATTGATTGCGGCATTGATGCCCTTCGATCGGCCCGAGTCCAGAAAACTGAAAAGGTTCGGATTGCCGGTGCGTGAGCTTTGGAAGGCGAAATTCCCGTTGACCTGATTTCTCTGGTTGATCGACTTATTCATTTGAGTCTGGACGGCGTCCGTGTGCACCACCCCGACAATGGGAATCTGATAATTGTATTGAGGATTCCCGGTGAAATTCGGCTTGGGAAAGTAGGCCAGCAGGGATTGCGCCTGCGGGCTGATCCGTTGTCCAGGGATCATATCGCCGCCGAACGGTTGCCCCGTCACCGGATCGATGACCTGCGCCGGCAACCCCGTGGGCAATACGGTCTCCGAGAAATCTCCCATCCGTTCCAAGTCCGTCGGCATGCGTCCTGTGGCTACAGAGGCAGTCCGGTTCTGAGTGCGGCTGTAACCGAAGAAGAAATTCGGTCCGTTGTTGTTCTTGATGATTCCGGGGAGCTTCAGCGGACCGCCGAAGTTGAATGTCAACTGGCCCTTCGAGTAGGACGGTCTCGTGGTATTGGCGCCAGCCAGTGAATACGACCGCGCATCGAGCGCTGAGGTATCAAAATTCACCAATCCGATTCCGCCATTATATAAAGGACGCAAACCGCGGCGGTTGTTGCCGAAAGCTCCAAGCTGGGCGAACGGCGAGGCCGCTCCATTGTTGACGGTTCCATTGATCAGCGAAGCGTCGGCGGCCCGTGAATTCAATTCGTCCTGGCTCGCATTGGCGAACGTGCTCGACGTCTGTTGCGCCGGAGGATTGGCCGGTTGCTGGGCGTTGGCGTTCTGATTGACTTGAGTCTGCGCAAAGCCCGTCTGCTGAGCGCGTGGAGTCGCCGGCGCGCCCTTGGCCGCACCCTTGGCATTTCCGGCGGCCGGAGCGGCCGCAGCCGCAGTCGGCGCGGGTTCATTATGGACGACATCTGCCTTGATCTCTGCCATCGAAAGCATCTTCAGTTCCCACGCTGTCGTGGCGGTATCGCCTTTGAGCTTGGCAAATCCCAGCATTTCAATCTCAACAGGCCAGGGCCCTTCCTTCAGATCGGGAAATGAATAGGCACCCATCGGATCCGTGACCGTAACCAGGGTCTTGTCTCCCTGGGTGACGGTGACCGTCGCGCCCGGTACCGGTACTCCTCCGAACATGAGCTGGCCGTGCGCTTCCGCAAATACAGGAATTACGGATGATATGGACAAGACGAAACACAAAAGGCACGCAATAAAGTGGCGCAATCTAATTCTCCGAAGGCTTCTGGACGTTATCGACGACGATGACGTCCACCGGCCCCTTTGTGGAATCCAATTTTAGTCCCAGTTGTTCTTGTAAAGCCGTGAAGATCGATGGTCCGTTGGGGTCAATCGCAGGCCCAGGTTCCGGTCCCGCAGGACCTCCGGGACCGGGCCCGGCCGCTCCCGCGCTGCCGCCGCCCGGAGCCGGGTCCGGAGTCCACTGCAGTTTCGCGTCGTACAGCCCCTTCAATCCGGTCTTATCCACAACGATCCGGCCAACCAGCGATGAGAGCGTCTGGACGATGTTGGTCTCGTTCATCGCGACAGCTTCGAGATTCCCTCTTCCCGTACGCAAACTGTAGCGGGGCATCTGACCGCCCGCTTGTAATGGTGAAGGAGGGGGTGCGCCGCGTTCGGGCGGCTTGTACGGCGTCTGATCGTCGGAAAGCCTCATCTTCAGGCCGCTTTTCGCGATCGTAAGCTCATAGATCGGGAGGTCCCGAGTTTCAGTGTGAGTCTTGAGTTGGAACCGATCTTCCAGAAGCGATTGAAGACGGATTGCCATCGGACTCGGCTTGCCTGGGTCCGGCGGTCCGGCCGGCTGCGGGATGCTGCCTTCCTCGGCCCGCGCTTCGACATCCCAGAAGTCGCTTGTCATCCAACTCGGGCCACCCGCCACCTGAAAGTCACGGATACTGTAAGCAAACGTCAGCATGGCGCGGAGGGGAACGTGGCTGATGACCAGCCGACCGCCCGGCTGCATCCCGATCATGCTTCCGCGCTGGCCGGGATCGCTCGGCTTAACTGTCGCAACTTCAAATGACGGCTTCGCACCGGCGGTCGCCTGACTAAAGATAGGAATCGCAACAACAATGATCGCCAGAACGATCAGGAACCCCGCTCGCATAGTTTCCCCTGCGTTATAGACACCCCAGCCGTGACTTCCGTTGACAGAATTCGGCGCCGGCCGTCAAAGTGCTACCTTTATAGCACGTCGACTGCGGACATAGCCCCATGTTTTATTACGGACGAGACACCCGAAAATTAACAGTTCTTGCTTTTTCTTCCCCGACGGCGAATAGACGCAGCCGGCGTTCGGACGTTAGACACCGGAAGCATCCTTTTTGATCACTAAAAGATCCGATACGGAAACCAGGGGCGGAATGTTCCAACCTACTGGTTTCCATAACGACGGACGAAGAAGCCGTTTCGGTCTAATGTCCGTGCAATTCGGATCATTAGATCTTGCCTCACCGATTGCTCCCGGTGGCATTCGAAAGTCCGTTCCGAATCGTTGTGCATTATCAATGGATTGGACCTCCAGTCCCGCCCGCAACGTGTTCGCCAATGAGACGATGCGTGCCGGGAACGAACACTACAACTTTAAAAGCAGACAGCTCCGGATGCCTGAACGTCCTTCTCGCTGTATCCATGACACTTTCATGACAACTCACCTTCCCTCGCGATCTAGAATGCTGCGGTGAGCCCCGGCGATCCAAGGCGTAAGCGGCAGATTCTCCTTTTCCTGGCTGCCATCCTCATTCCGACCGCCGTATTAATTACCCTCGCCATGCGTCTGGCGCGGCAGGATGCCGAACTTGCCGAAAAGAGAAGCGCCGATCAGCGCCGGGACGCCCTGGACGAACTCCGGCGGGAGCTGGCGGCCCGGCTGGAAACGATCAAACTGCAGGAACTGACCCGGCTGTCCGGAGAATCCGCCTCTCGGGAAGTGCCGGCGGGCGACTTTCCGGTCTTGTTTGTCGCTCCGCTGGTTCAAAACCGGCTGATTCTGCCGTGGGAGAGCACGGCTCCGCCTGCTGCCGAGCCGGAAGAGTTTCTGCAAAAACAGAAAGAAGCCGAAGCCCGGGAATTTCTTGGAAACGACTTTTCCGGCGCCTTTCAGGCCTACACTCAAGCGCAGGCGGCGTCGTCCAACCCTTCCGGCCAATGCGCTTCGAGCCTTTCCGCGGCAAGAGTATTGATCAAAGGAGAAAGAAAGCCGGAAGCGGCCGCGATATACCGCTCGATGTTGGAAAAATGTGCATCCGTGGAGGATGCCGACGGCATGACTTTTGCTCTCTATGCTGCGGAACGACTGATCTCGCTCGATCTGGACTCCAACCCTGCCCGCGAATACATCATCAAGCGGGTCCGATCGCTGCGATGGCTGCCGCCGGTTCAAGCCTACCTGATGCAATCGTTGCTGCGGGATGCGGCCAGCGCGGAGGCGAAACAGGCGGGCGACAGGCTGACCTCCGAGATCCATGACGTTGAACAGATCCTGGCGCTCGCGAACGACCTGAGCCGGCTGGGTCGAATCGACTTCCCGTTTCACGCCAACCCGGGACAATCGGTGTGGCTGGCTTATGGGGACGAACCCTGGCTGATCACCGTGATGTCGACGGCGTCTTTCGCGCCTCCGGTGGTTCTCGCCATTTCCTCAAAGAAAGTTTCGCCTCCCGGGGTGACCTTCACGGCCGCAAAATCCGCGACTTCTCTGCCCTTGGGAGACGGCTTCGTCGATCTCGATGTCGAATGGCCCGCCGGGCGCTTCGCTCCCGCTACAACCGTGCCGCCATTTTTGTATGCCGCCGGAATTGTCCTGATTCTCAGCGTGACGCTGTTCGCCGGCTACCTTCTGCTGCGGGACGTCAGCCGGGAAATCGAAGTGGCGGAAATGCGATCGCACTTTGTCGCGAGCGTTTCCCATGAGTTGAAAACGCCGCTGACTGCGATTCGTATGTTCGCCGAGACCCTCGCGATGGGAAGAGCCACGGACGAACGGACCCGATCCGAATATCTCCAGACGGTCGTCAATGAAAGCGAACGCCTTTCCCGTCTCGTCGACAACGTACTCGATTTTTCCAGAATCGAACGCGGCAAGAAAATTTACCGGATGCAGCCGGTATCCCTTCCGGAAATCGTTCGCGCTGCCGCGAAAACCATGCAATACCCATTGACGCAACAGGGCTTCGCGCTGACGGTTTCGATCGAAGAGCAATTCCCTGCTGTTCGAGCCGATGCGGACGCCCTGGAACAGGCGATCCTGAACCTGCTCGCGAATGCACTGAAATACTCCGGCGATGCCCGGGAAATCGAGTTGCACCTCGACCACTCCAAGACCGATGCGATCATCAAGGTTGTCGACCGGGGTATCGGTATCGCCGGGGAAGACCAGAACCGGATATTCGAGAAGTTTTACCGCGTTCGTTCAGCGCACGCCGAAGGCGTTCCCGGCACGGGACTGGGACTCACTTTAGCCACCCATATCGTGAAGGCCCATGGCGGCCGTATCGAGGTGTCGAGCGAAGTCGGACACGGAAGCACCTTTTATATATGTCTGCCGCTGGAACAGCCGGAGGCGAACGCATGAATAAAGTTCTTGTTGTCGAAGATGACGCGGCAATCCTGCGCGGCCTGGCCGACAATCTGGCGCACGAGGGTTATGAGGTCGTCACCGCAGTCAACGGAGAGACCGGATACAACCTTCAAAAAAGCGAAAGGCCCGACCTCATCATCCTGGATCTCATGCTGCCGCGCATGAGCGGCCTGGAATTGTGCCGGAAACTCCGCGGCGAAGGTGTTCAGACCCCGATACTGATGCTGACGGCAAGGAGCGAAGAGTCCGACCGGGTGATCGGTCTCGACCTGGGCGCCGATGATTACGTCACGAAACCGTTCTCCCTGCGTGAGCTCATGGCCCGCGTCCGGGCTCTCCTGCGGCGGATTCAGGCTGCCGTCGATCTTCCCAATGAACTGCAATTCGGCGATGTTGAAGTGGACTTCCGGCGCTACGTGGCCATCCGTGCGGGGAAACTCGTCGAGATGACGCGGAAGGAATTTGCCACGTTGCGAATCCTCGCCGCCCGGGCAGGTGAGGTCGTGACTCGCGAGCAACTCCTCAACGAAGTCTGGGGCTACGAGGCATATCCCGTCAGCCGGACCGTCGACAACCATATCGCCGGCCTGCGCGCCAAACTGGAAAAGGATCCGGCGCGGCCGGCACACATTCGAACCGTCCACGGCGTCGGATACAAGTTCCTTCACAGTGCAATTTCATGACAATCACCTTACAAAAAATGTGCAGACGGCGGACTTCCCGATGACGACTCGCGAAGCCTCCAGGCGTTATTGTCCGTTCTCATCGTTTCGAGGCATGAGCGGCGCGAATGCAAGCGCGATAGCGCGCAGCCATAAATAGAAGGAGGTTCCGATGAAAGGGCAGGCGCTGGTGGTTTTGCTGGTGGTTTTATTGATGAGCGTTGTAGGGACGGCCGGAGCCGCGGGTTCACAGGTTGCGCTCGAGTTGTACCAGCGCGCGCTGGTTCAGGAACAAGCGGCAGGCA from Terriglobia bacterium encodes the following:
- the lpxD gene encoding UDP-3-O-(3-hydroxymyristoyl)glucosamine N-acyltransferase, encoding MKLSDMAARLNCILKGDGALEISRVIGIDEAGTGDVTFVSNPKYAAKARTTKATAVIVSPDFPEIDKATLRSSNPYLTFARAVELFYQAPQPDRIVDAGARIAGSAQIGEGASIAPYVVIEDGVQIGKNCTLYPFVHISRGARIGDNFKAYAHVSVREFCRIGNNVILQDGVKVGTDGFGYAKKDDGSYYKIVQSGVVVIEDDVEVGANATIDRATIGETRIRRGAKVDNLVQVGHASDVGEDTLLCAQVGLAGSSKIGRSVILTGQVGVAGHLEIGDRVVATAQTGIPNSIEADKIVSGYPAIDNKLWLKSSAVFKRLPELLKRIEALEKKAGTQEAQKAQE
- a CDS encoding TIGR03435 family protein, with protein sequence MRAGFLIVLAIIVVAIPIFSQATAGAKPSFEVATVKPSDPGQRGSMIGMQPGGRLVISHVPLRAMLTFAYSIRDFQVAGGPSWMTSDFWDVEARAEEGSIPQPAGPPDPGKPSPMAIRLQSLLEDRFQLKTHTETRDLPIYELTIAKSGLKMRLSDDQTPYKPPERGAPPPSPLQAGGQMPRYSLRTGRGNLEAVAMNETNIVQTLSSLVGRIVVDKTGLKGLYDAKLQWTPDPAPGGGSAGAAGPGPGGPAGPEPGPAIDPNGPSIFTALQEQLGLKLDSTKGPVDVIVVDNVQKPSEN
- a CDS encoding VWA domain-containing protein translates to MAARIKGILVLCLLGFLCAVPRSNAQQVIAPQKADQPFTLSVDSQLVVENVIVKDKDGKDIEGLTAKDFTVTEDNVPQTIGLFQFQRMEDAPAPGQKAAGAATAAITTPVEIVRPPVATQITPPPNGDKRYDGRRLMVLFFDMQNVSPPDQLRAFTAADKFIRTQMKKPDLVAIMAFTNGAVKVLQDFTNDQEALFTVLGKLIYPDDSDNLTADSTSAFGQDMGEFNIFNTDRQLAALQTAVNMLKNLNEEKSFVYFASGLNLNGTDNQAQLRATINAAIRSNVKFFPVDARGLVALMPLGDATTPSRSGNGAFTGQTAMAAISRFQVSQDSLYALAKDTGGEALLDNNDLSVGIVKAEQAITSYYIIGYYSSNTNLDGKFRRVKVSLKETQTAKLDYRQGYYAGKTFNKYTTADKERQLEDALMLGDPITDITIAMEVNFFQLNRAEYFVPIDVKIPGSELVLAKSGGATEKTLIDFIGEVKDDYGTTIQNLRDKVDTKVSGETASDLGKRPIEYHTGFTLLPGKYQIKFLARDAETGRIGTYQASFTVPNLMKEEKRIPISSVVLSSQRVDMKDALYNAAKDKNAAAAAIAVDPMIVEGQRLIPSVTRVFSKNRDMYVYLQAYERTATTTEPLVAFVTFYRGQTKAFETTPLQVVDGLDPKSKALPLKFSLSLSKLPVGEYNCQVTVLDPMGQKVAFWQAPVMLVN
- the murJ gene encoding murein biosynthesis integral membrane protein MurJ — translated: MSEHRHLLKSASLISAFTIISRIFGYIRDSRIAFLLGAGTAADAYTTAYRIPNLLRRLVGEGAVSAAFIPVFTRYIAENKEEDGWEFANTMLTVITICLTVITIAGILLSPLVVRLFAQGFSDTPGKLELTAALNRIMFPYIFLISLSALSMGILNSFHRFGAPAFAPIILNLTMIVFSFLGGLFGDVTRTLAVGVVVGGALQLTIQIPVLLKTGWRIRFRLDFHHPGVRQVVRLMVPVIFGAGIVQVNVLVGTQFASYLAEGSVTALYIADRVMEFVLGAYAVAVSTVILPLLSRQAALRQMDELKNTVNFATRLILFITFPATVGLILLRREIIEVLFQHGDFTAASTALTAWALPFFALGLSAFSMVKVIVPAFYALQDTRTPVKVAFAALLLNIGLNFLFIRPLQNGGPALATSLSAFFSSTALLVIFYRRYGSFGVWGIVQSVSKFAVASAALATVAYGIIHWPGLYAGAMSRKVFALGITIAAGAGTYFATATLLKTRELMEFRIVTQARPKAGVELT
- a CDS encoding carboxypeptidase regulatory-like domain-containing protein codes for the protein MFGGVPVPGATVTVTQGDKTLVTVTDPMGAYSFPDLKEGPWPVEIEMLGFAKLKGDTATTAWELKMLSMAEIKADVVHNEPAPTAAAAAPAAGNAKGAAKGAPATPRAQQTGFAQTQVNQNANAQQPANPPAQQTSSTFANASQDELNSRAADASLINGTVNNGAASPFAQLGAFGNNRRGLRPLYNGGIGLVNFDTSALDARSYSLAGANTTRPSYSKGQLTFNFGGPLKLPGIIKNNNGPNFFFGYSRTQNRTASVATGRMPTDLERMGDFSETVLPTGLPAQVIDPVTGQPFGGDMIPGQRISPQAQSLLAYFPKPNFTGNPQYNYQIPIVGVVHTDAVQTQMNKSINQRNQVNGNFAFQSSRTGNPNLFSFLDSGRSKGINAAINWTFRPTQRFSSQFGFRFGRQSITTTPFFANKLNVSGLAGITGNNQDPVNWGPTALNFTNGTGVSGLSDAQYSAVRNQTTTVSYGSFWNHGRHNIQFGGDMRRAQFNTISQQDPRGTFTFTGAIAGVDFADFLLGVPGTSEIAFGNADKYFRQTVTDLFFQDDWRINGALTLMLGARWEYETPISEKYNRLVNLSIGPNFTTIAPAIGNDLINKDPMDILPRFAFAWRPIAASSVIVRGSYGIYRNTGVYQSIANQMAQQAPLSKSLSVPNSAANPLTLANGFNATQGISQTTFAVDPNFKIGYADNWTLSVQRDLPFALQMTANYLGTKGTRLPQEFLPNTFPTGAISPTGYIFLTSNGNSTRHAGQIQVRRRLRSGFTSTLQYTYAKAIDDAPLMGGAQVATVTSAGTNVAQNWLHLDAERALSSFDQRHQLSVQGQYSTGSGVRGGALLSGWKGAVLKSWTFASALTVGSGTPETPTYFSNVAGTGVTGNLRPNVTGASITAAPEGKSLNPAAFSVPAAGQFGNAARNSITGPTQFSLNSTLGRTFPWGDRYNIDLTINAANVMNHVAFTSWNTNISAPQFGLPASANQMRILQTTVRVRF